The Bifidobacterium sp. WK012_4_13 genome contains the following window.
GATTCCGACGATTTGGCCATGTTCGTGCTCGGTCATCCGGGTTCTTCGATCGTCAGCCCCCAGGAGGCCGCCGATGCCTTCAGCAGAAGGCTCCATGCGGCAACCCGGCTGCAGTCCATAGATGGCGCGGGAGACGAGAAACTCCCAGTACAGCTTTCGGATATCGATTCTGGGAAAGACCCGTGCGAAGTCAATCGCAAGGATGGCAGAAAGTCCTCGGCATCCTTCCAGACGGGGTCCGAAGTCGACCGGCGCCTGCGGCTGATGCTGTTCCTGTCGGCGCATCTGGGCGAGGAGTTCTCCATGAACGAGCTCGCCGAGCGTTTCATTGGCCGCGTTCGCGATGACGATGATCTGAAACGCTTCGTCAATACCATCCATAAAGACATCAATACGCTCACCACCGTGTCTGACGATGGTGAGATGGCCGGAAGCCAGTTCTTCGACATCGACTGGAACCTGCTTGAGACCGAGGGAATCGTCTCAGCGACGAATTCGCTTGGCCTTGAACGCCTTGCAGGTGTGTCTCCCCAATATCTGAGTCTGCTCACCGCATCGGTGAGCTATCTTGCCCATTCGCCTTTGCTTCCCGATTCCTCAAGGCAGCAGGCTCAATCGCTCTATCTGCGGTTGCGGCAGCATGTCGAGCCTGGAGTCACACCCTGGCTGAGCCTGACCGGATATGAGCTTGAACCGATGAGCTTCACCATCGTGAAGCGCGCCATCGACACGCAGTCGATGCTTGACATGGAATACACCGACGGCGCCGGCAGAACGCATCGCAAGATAGTCTCGCCTGCGAAGATATTCGTCGATGAGGGTGTCTATTACGTCGCTGCATGGACCGATCTCTATCACGTCATCGACATGAATGCGATAGCCGATGATCTGAAGGAGATCATAACCAAGCAGTCAGAGCAGCTGACGCATATGAAGGGCGAGCACCGCCAATGGCAGGTGCTGCGTCTCGCGCGCATCGAGCATGCACAGCTCATAGAGATTCCTCAGCCCTTGGAGATACCCGACGTTCCGATCAGCAGGCTGCGTGAATGGAGCTTCGACAATGGAACCGCGGCGGCCATCATCACTGACAGAAAGCATCTTTCCTTCGTGAAATCGCTTCCAGGAGCGACCGTGGAGGATTTCGGTTCCGGCGAGAAAGTCCATCTCACCGTCTCATCCGATTCTTGGTTCGTGGCATTCTGCATATCACATGCCCGCCATATCACTGCTGTCGCACCTGAAACCCTGCGAACGATGATCGTAGCCCGTGCAGAGCGTGAACTAAGCTTGGGAGAGCCTACTAGCGCAAACGGAAAGTGAGGAAGATGCCATGCCAGGATGGATTTGGTTGGTGCTGGTCATTTTCATGATCGCGATGCTCGTCGGCGGTGCCATCTACGTGGTTTTCCGGGCCATGGCTGCCATGCGTTCCGCAGGAAGACTCAGCTCGGCAATCGAGGAGAAGCTGTCGCCTGTTCAGGGAGACGACGAGAACTCGGCGGAGGCTCCACTGTTCACGCGTCCATTGCATGTGGCGGGGGAGCGCTATTCGGTTGCCCATGCGGAGGTTC
Protein-coding sequences here:
- a CDS encoding helix-turn-helix transcriptional regulator translates to MTEGTNGRRRFSDKWGKHELDVLAVLSSAFPQWLTSRQIAQRVKAYADSYGELADQAAKAAFAKQFQRDRAKLAAMGIAIESRQPEYSSKSEGQDFASYRLQLGDEPRVRLRFEQDDLPVLAAANYLARSVSISQSSEHQEHHTSRTSPRVPQMPVPGLGLDSIAPGLGTQPIPDALVKVIDSRRFAATVDDNGEHINVAYTDSDDLAMFVLGHPGSSIVSPQEAADAFSRRLHAATRLQSIDGAGDEKLPVQLSDIDSGKDPCEVNRKDGRKSSASFQTGSEVDRRLRLMLFLSAHLGEEFSMNELAERFIGRVRDDDDLKRFVNTIHKDINTLTTVSDDGEMAGSQFFDIDWNLLETEGIVSATNSLGLERLAGVSPQYLSLLTASVSYLAHSPLLPDSSRQQAQSLYLRLRQHVEPGVTPWLSLTGYELEPMSFTIVKRAIDTQSMLDMEYTDGAGRTHRKIVSPAKIFVDEGVYYVAAWTDLYHVIDMNAIADDLKEIITKQSEQLTHMKGEHRQWQVLRLARIEHAQLIEIPQPLEIPDVPISRLREWSFDNGTAAAIITDRKHLSFVKSLPGATVEDFGSGEKVHLTVSSDSWFVAFCISHARHITAVAPETLRTMIVARAERELSLGEPTSANGK